The nucleotide window TATACTTTGCCAATCGCTTTGATGCTTCTAACTCATACATTGGATTGATTTTAGCGCTAGGCTCTGCGATGACAACAGTGGCAATGTTAATTGGACCTATGCTTGTCAAGCGCGTTGGCAAAGTAAGAGCACTTGTCCTATTTCAGCTTATGTCGATTCCGTTTTTGTTTTTAACAGCCTTTACAAATTCATTGTTTTTAGCATCGCTCGGCTTTTTAATGCGTCAAGCGTTAATGAATGCAGGTAACCCTATTCAAAGCGCTATTGCGATGGAGGTTGTTCATGACAAATATAAAGGATTAGCTAACTCTGTCAATCAAATGGTCTTTAATTTAGGCTGGGCGGTTATGGGCTTACCAGCAGCATATCTTGTCACAACATATGGCTCTTATTGGGGCTATGCCTATGCGTTCTGTATTACAGGTAGTCTATATTTAATCGCCTCGACGTTTTTCTATATTACCTTTGGGCGCAAATATACGTTGAAGGAAGAATCCGTTTCGTCCTAATAGAAAAGAGGCTGTCGGAAATTTCCTGACAGCCATCTTTCTAGATGAAAATTTCAAAAATACCAATACCTATAAGAAGCCAGCCTGCAATAGCTGTAGAGTATCGGCCAATAAAGCTTTTTGCTAATAAAATGCCGAAATGGCTGCCGATGGCTATCGTAATAAAGGAAAAGACACCAATGGAAATAACCATCGCTATTGTTGAAATATCATTTGCTCCAATAGCAATGCCTGTTGCTAAGCAATTAGCTGATAAGATGAACCCAAGTATAATGGCATCTTTTAGGGCAAGGATGGCGCTGTGATTTTTATCGAATGATTTTACATGATTTGCTTTAGCTAATCGCTGTGACAATAAAGTCCATGCACCAATAATACATAGCAAGAGACTACCTAATAGATTGGCTAAATAAACTGAAATATAATCACTTAATGTCTCACCAATTGTGATAGCTACATACGTCACAGCCATAGATAATAACGCAATAACAGCATTTGAGATAATAGGGATTGTTATTCGCTTGATTCCATATGCTAAACTGATGCCTAAATTATCTAAATTTACGGCTATCCCTACGAGAATAATAGTAATCCACTGCATCAAACCCACCTCGAACCCATTATATGAGTAAAATACTATTTGGTTCGATATTGATTTATAAATATTGCCTTAAGCAATTTTAAGCTTTTTTAAAAAATGGATAGCAAAAGTAATTGTAAAGACAATAATTAACACGACAAAAAACATGTAGTGTGGCACATGGATACCAACTATACTAACAAGCATTTTGAGTGCAACGATACCGATGATAATAAAGGCAGCTTCCTCTAATTCAGGTATTTTTTCAATAACGCTTAAAAATAAACCTGCAATTGTTCTCATCATGACGATGCCTAGCATTCCGCCAATCATTAATATCCATACTTGATTAGAGATGGCAAATGCAGCAAAAATGGCATCAAGTGAAAATGCGACGTCCATTAACTCGATCATAATAACGGTTGCCCAAAAGCTTCCAAACAGTCGAACTAACAGACCTGATTTTTTAACTTCCTTAACGCTATCTGCCTCTCCTATATGTGCGAAATGAGCGATACATAGCCACCCTAAATACAGAGCGCCAAGCAATTTTATAAACCAAAAATCTACTAAATAAACACCGATTCCTATAAACAAAAAGCGAAAAAAGTAAGCACCGAACATACCATACATTAGCGCTCGTTTTCGTTGTTTATTTGGTAAATGCTTCACAAGTACTGCTAGTACAAGTGCATTATCTGCTGATAGCAAGCCTTCGATGATAATAAGTGTTGATATTAATCCCCAAGAGACCGGATCAGTTAAAATTTCCTTCCACATCGCCCAATCGAAAAATTGCATATATACTGATAAAATTCCTTGGATGATTTCCACTGGTATTCCCTCCTACTAGCTCTATGCTAGTCTAGTATATGCTTAGCTGGTTTTGTTATGAGGAGGGAGTTTTTAATGAGGAGTTTGCGTAGTTACTGTTACTAACTGATGGTAAATTTTTTAAGGGACGTGTCTTTTCAGACAAGCCCCTTAACCCGATGCTCAATCATATACATGGAATAACATAAGCTCATGCACCATTTTCTCGACAACGGCTAAATCGTCCTCTGCTGGTGCTACACCAAGAAATCGAATGCTACCATCTTTATGATATTCCGCTTGATAGCGCTGTTGTTTATAGAAAAAACTAATAAGCCAGCCAGGTAACTGTTTATGTTCATACAATGGCTTAAAATGAAAATGCTGAATCATGAAACCACTCCTTCCTGTTAATCGTACTAAATAGGTGAAGCAATATGCAATAGCGATTGCTTTGTGAAATAGCTTTTCTGTTATACAATATGAGCGTAATTGATATAGAAACGAGAGGATATCATGGATAGTTTATTTGGGCTATTAATTTTACTA belongs to Lysinibacillus louembei and includes:
- a CDS encoding YheE family protein codes for the protein MIQHFHFKPLYEHKQLPGWLISFFYKQQRYQAEYHKDGSIRFLGVAPAEDDLAVVEKMVHELMLFHVYD
- a CDS encoding manganese efflux pump; the protein is MQWITIILVGIAVNLDNLGISLAYGIKRITIPIISNAVIALLSMAVTYVAITIGETLSDYISVYLANLLGSLLLCIIGAWTLLSQRLAKANHVKSFDKNHSAILALKDAIILGFILSANCLATGIAIGANDISTIAMVISIGVFSFITIAIGSHFGILLAKSFIGRYSTAIAGWLLIGIGIFEIFI
- a CDS encoding TerC family protein, whose product is MEIIQGILSVYMQFFDWAMWKEILTDPVSWGLISTLIIIEGLLSADNALVLAVLVKHLPNKQRKRALMYGMFGAYFFRFLFIGIGVYLVDFWFIKLLGALYLGWLCIAHFAHIGEADSVKEVKKSGLLVRLFGSFWATVIMIELMDVAFSLDAIFAAFAISNQVWILMIGGMLGIVMMRTIAGLFLSVIEKIPELEEAAFIIIGIVALKMLVSIVGIHVPHYMFFVVLIIVFTITFAIHFLKKLKIA